In the Streptomyces sp. cg36 genome, one interval contains:
- a CDS encoding multidrug efflux SMR transporter → MPYVLLSCAIASEIAATSAMKYSEGFTRLWPSLVTVCGYLLAFYLLSLTLKSMSVGTAYAIWSGAGTAVIAVIGMVFLGETMTAAKLAGIALVIGGVALLNLGGAAH, encoded by the coding sequence ATGCCCTATGTCCTGCTTTCCTGCGCCATCGCATCGGAGATCGCCGCGACCTCCGCGATGAAGTACAGCGAAGGCTTCACCAGGCTCTGGCCCTCGCTGGTCACCGTCTGCGGATACCTCCTCGCCTTCTATCTGCTCTCGCTCACCCTGAAGTCGATGTCGGTGGGCACCGCGTACGCGATCTGGTCCGGCGCGGGCACGGCCGTCATCGCCGTGATCGGCATGGTCTTCCTGGGCGAGACGATGACGGCCGCCAAGCTCGCCGGGATCGCGCTGGTCATCGGCGGGGTGGCGCTGCTCAACCTCGGCGGCGCGGCGCACTGA
- a CDS encoding MFS transporter yields the protein MKTLRAVPRTVRMLCFGIFFNAVVSFTFVYLFVYLTGPRGLGVAQAGLIGGIGGIGLVAGNFTGGWFGDRYGHRRALLAGALVSGSLLAVLALLPTPVLIAALPLAQYASGVVRAANSALVAVGVPEGSRRQGFAVMRFASNAGFTVGPPLGALVAAHWSYDWLFAADGIGTLLFAAYAARVLPARAAAPARPGHERAERGLWQELRMRPAVLVLLAAIVCVDLVYRQQYSTLPVFLADHGMDAHVYGWLIAVNGGVILCLELPAVHALRGRAPLPVIGCGLLLVGLGYALLIPGASLGWALALMVSLTLGEILYKTTATAYVADQAPAHAQGRFQSLYAGASISGQVLAPPLGGALYTAAPALLWPLCAVLAGLAGLAVLRAGGSRAPLTGADARSSLETGSPRRAAAG from the coding sequence GTGAAGACCTTGCGCGCGGTGCCCAGAACCGTCCGGATGCTCTGCTTCGGCATCTTCTTCAACGCGGTCGTGAGCTTCACGTTCGTCTACCTCTTCGTCTATCTGACCGGCCCGCGCGGACTGGGCGTCGCCCAGGCCGGGCTGATCGGCGGGATCGGCGGAATCGGCCTGGTCGCCGGGAACTTCACCGGCGGCTGGTTCGGCGACCGCTACGGCCACCGCCGCGCCCTGCTCGCCGGAGCCCTGGTCAGCGGCAGCCTGCTGGCCGTCCTCGCGCTGCTGCCCACCCCGGTCCTGATCGCCGCGCTCCCGCTGGCCCAGTACGCCTCCGGAGTCGTCCGGGCCGCCAACTCGGCGCTGGTCGCCGTCGGCGTCCCCGAGGGCAGCCGCCGCCAGGGCTTCGCCGTGATGCGGTTCGCCTCCAACGCGGGCTTCACCGTCGGACCGCCGCTGGGCGCGCTCGTCGCCGCCCACTGGTCCTACGACTGGCTCTTCGCCGCCGACGGCATCGGCACCCTGCTCTTCGCCGCCTACGCGGCCCGGGTGCTGCCCGCCCGCGCCGCCGCCCCCGCCCGGCCGGGCCACGAACGGGCCGAGCGCGGCCTGTGGCAGGAGCTGCGGATGCGGCCCGCCGTGCTCGTCCTGCTCGCCGCGATCGTCTGCGTCGACCTCGTCTACCGCCAGCAGTACTCCACCCTGCCCGTCTTCCTCGCCGACCACGGCATGGACGCCCATGTCTACGGCTGGCTGATCGCCGTCAACGGCGGTGTGATCCTCTGCCTCGAACTGCCCGCCGTGCACGCCCTGCGCGGCCGGGCCCCGCTCCCGGTGATCGGCTGCGGGCTGCTCCTGGTCGGCCTCGGCTACGCGCTGCTCATCCCGGGCGCCTCGCTCGGCTGGGCCCTCGCGCTGATGGTGTCGCTCACCCTCGGCGAGATCCTCTACAAGACCACCGCCACCGCCTACGTCGCCGACCAGGCGCCCGCCCACGCCCAGGGCCGCTTCCAGAGCCTGTACGCCGGTGCCTCCATCAGCGGGCAGGTGCTGGCCCCGCCGCTCGGCGGCGCCCTCTACACCGCCGCGCCCGCCCTGCTGTGGCCGCTGTGCGCCGTCCTGGCGGGCCTCGCCGGGCTCGCGGTGCTGCGGGCGGGGGGTTCGCGGGCGCCGCTGACCGGGGCCGACGCGCGCTCGTCACTTGAGACCGGTTCGCCCCGGCGGGCCGCCGCCGGTTAG
- a CDS encoding DUF3616 domain-containing protein, producing MGLNAPAHAAGYGTPTLSLSAGYLSGAVGASGDPVVTVTVGQSGADASALTLAASASTKASVAAPGDVSVTGSGATRQVAVAARGRGYTDLTLKLTGLGGKSVTKTLHYAASAAVQDGPDTRYLTGSSDASAAVDVGGGYAVVADDESNTLRLYDRAKSGAPVRTWDFSSQLGVSKEIDIEGAARVGDTVYWTGSLGNNKDGEYKADRNTVFTTTVTGSGANTQLTLGRSYKKLRDDLVAWDRANGDRYGFAAGTATGQVPKQIDGFNVEGLEFAPGSATTAYIGFRAPLVPPVNGGRALIVPVTNFDKVLGSGAKAVFGTPVELDLGGLSIRDIRKNAADQYLIVAGSWAADDNSDPYALYSWDGVAAHAPVKLRSLPTSDPGGWEAVVDVPDLTVPGARAQLITDDGSADLYGDGTEAKDLTHPEWKKSRATWFTVTG from the coding sequence ATGGGTCTGAACGCCCCCGCGCACGCGGCCGGTTACGGCACCCCGACCCTCTCGCTCTCGGCCGGGTACCTCTCGGGTGCCGTGGGGGCGAGTGGGGACCCCGTGGTGACCGTGACCGTGGGGCAGAGCGGGGCCGACGCGTCCGCGCTCACCCTCGCCGCCTCCGCCAGCACCAAGGCGTCGGTCGCCGCGCCCGGCGACGTGAGCGTCACCGGGAGCGGGGCCACCCGGCAGGTCGCGGTGGCCGCGCGCGGGCGCGGCTACACCGACCTCACCCTCAAGCTGACGGGCCTCGGCGGCAAGAGCGTCACCAAGACGCTGCACTACGCCGCCTCCGCCGCCGTCCAGGACGGCCCGGACACCCGCTATCTGACCGGCTCCAGCGACGCCTCCGCCGCCGTCGACGTGGGCGGCGGGTACGCCGTGGTCGCCGACGACGAGTCCAACACGCTGCGGCTCTACGACCGTGCGAAGTCCGGTGCGCCCGTGAGGACCTGGGACTTCAGCTCCCAGCTCGGGGTCTCCAAGGAGATCGACATCGAGGGCGCGGCCCGGGTCGGCGACACCGTGTACTGGACCGGCTCGCTCGGCAACAACAAGGACGGCGAGTACAAGGCCGACCGCAACACCGTCTTCACCACCACCGTGACCGGATCCGGGGCGAACACCCAGCTCACCCTCGGCCGCTCCTACAAGAAGCTCCGCGACGACCTGGTCGCCTGGGACCGCGCCAACGGCGACCGGTACGGCTTCGCCGCCGGGACCGCCACGGGCCAGGTGCCCAAGCAGATCGACGGGTTCAACGTGGAGGGGCTGGAGTTCGCGCCCGGCTCGGCCACCACCGCGTACATCGGCTTCCGCGCTCCGCTGGTGCCCCCGGTGAACGGCGGCAGGGCGCTGATCGTGCCCGTCACCAACTTCGACAAGGTGCTGGGCAGCGGCGCCAAGGCCGTCTTCGGGACGCCCGTCGAGCTGGACCTGGGCGGGCTGAGCATCCGGGACATCCGCAAGAACGCGGCCGACCAGTACCTGATCGTCGCCGGCTCGTGGGCGGCCGACGACAACTCCGACCCGTACGCGCTCTACTCCTGGGACGGCGTCGCCGCGCACGCCCCGGTCAAGCTGCGCTCCCTGCCCACCAGCGACCCGGGCGGCTGGGAGGCCGTGGTGGACGTGCCGGACCTGACGGTGCCGGGCGCCCGCGCCCAGCTGATCACCGACGACGGGTCGGCCGATCTGTACGGGGACGGCACCGAGGCCAAGGACCTCACGCACCCCGAGTGGAAGAAGTCCCGCGCCACCTGGTTCACCGTCACCGGCTGA
- a CDS encoding winged helix-turn-helix transcriptional regulator: protein MPQRTRLHDEHCAIAQALDVVGDWWTLLIVRDAARGVHRFDALQRELGMSRKVLAERLKLLVETEVLTREPYQDRPVRYEYRLTPRGRALLPVLIALQDWGDTWVLGEGETMATATETSGETERVRELVGTKVPALLLTDFDGEPRDPVSPDTPHTVLYLFPGAYARKESYPPGWAGIPGAPGCTLESCTYRDQLAEFTAAGATVHGVSTQRPDEQRAFADKERLRFPLLSDAELTLTAALRLPTFRTAGVSRLKRLTLVVDRDRTVVEALYPITDVEESVRAALAVVRGAAGA from the coding sequence ATGCCCCAACGCACTCGCCTCCATGACGAGCACTGCGCCATCGCCCAGGCCCTCGACGTCGTCGGCGACTGGTGGACCCTGCTGATCGTGCGCGACGCCGCACGCGGGGTGCACCGGTTCGACGCGCTCCAGCGGGAGCTCGGCATGTCCCGCAAGGTGCTCGCCGAACGGCTGAAGCTGCTCGTGGAGACCGAGGTCCTCACGCGGGAGCCGTACCAGGACCGCCCCGTGCGGTACGAGTACCGGCTCACCCCCCGCGGCCGTGCCCTGCTGCCCGTACTGATCGCACTCCAGGACTGGGGAGACACCTGGGTGCTGGGAGAAGGAGAGACGATGGCCACGGCGACCGAGACGTCCGGGGAGACCGAGCGGGTACGGGAGCTGGTGGGCACGAAGGTGCCGGCGCTCCTGCTGACCGACTTCGACGGGGAGCCGCGCGACCCGGTGTCGCCGGACACCCCGCACACGGTCCTGTACCTCTTCCCGGGCGCCTACGCCCGCAAGGAGTCGTACCCGCCCGGCTGGGCCGGGATCCCGGGGGCGCCCGGGTGCACGCTGGAGTCGTGCACCTACCGCGACCAGCTGGCGGAGTTCACGGCGGCGGGCGCGACCGTGCACGGGGTGTCCACCCAGCGCCCGGACGAGCAGCGGGCGTTCGCGGACAAGGAGCGGCTGCGCTTCCCGCTCCTGTCGGACGCGGAGCTGACGCTGACGGCGGCGCTGCGGCTGCCGACGTTCCGCACGGCCGGGGTGAGCCGGCTCAAGCGGCTGACGCTGGTGGTCGACCGGGACCGCACGGTGGTGGAGGCGCTGTACCCGATCACCGATGTCGAGGAGAGCGTGCGGGCGGCACTGGCGGTGGTGCGGGGGGCCGCCGGGGCGTGA
- the sufU gene encoding Fe-S cluster assembly sulfur transfer protein SufU: MKLDSMYQDVILDHYKHPHGRGLRDGDAEVHHVNPTCGDEITLRVKYEGSRISDISYEGQGCSISQASASVLNDLLVGKDLDDARRIQDAFLELMQSKGQLEPDDAMEEVLEDAVAFAGVSKYPARVKCALLSWMAWKDATAQALGAGAERKSA, encoded by the coding sequence GTGAAGCTGGATTCGATGTACCAGGACGTCATCCTGGACCACTACAAGCACCCGCACGGGCGGGGCTTGCGGGACGGTGACGCCGAGGTGCACCACGTGAACCCGACGTGCGGGGACGAGATCACCCTGCGCGTGAAGTACGAGGGTTCGCGGATCTCGGACATCTCGTACGAGGGCCAGGGCTGCTCCATCAGCCAGGCCAGCGCCTCGGTCCTCAACGACCTGCTGGTCGGCAAGGACCTGGACGACGCGCGCCGGATCCAGGACGCCTTCCTGGAGCTGATGCAGTCGAAGGGCCAGCTGGAGCCGGACGACGCGATGGAGGAGGTGCTGGAGGACGCGGTGGCGTTCGCCGGCGTCTCCAAGTACCCGGCGCGCGTCAAGTGCGCCCTGCTGAGCTGGATGGCCTGGAAGGACGCGACGGCCCAGGCACTGGGTGCCGGAGCCGAGAGGAAGAGCGCATGA
- a CDS encoding metal-sulfur cluster assembly factor, whose product MSENAEATLKPASEEEVREALYDVVDPELGIDVVNLGLIYGIHIDDSNVATLDMTLTSAACPLTDVIEDQAKSATEGIVNELKINWVWMPPWGPDKITDDGREQLRALGFNV is encoded by the coding sequence ATGAGCGAGAACGCGGAGGCCACGTTGAAGCCGGCCTCGGAGGAAGAAGTACGAGAGGCGCTGTACGACGTCGTCGACCCCGAGCTGGGCATCGACGTCGTCAACCTGGGCCTGATCTACGGCATCCACATCGACGACTCCAACGTCGCCACCCTGGACATGACCCTGACGTCGGCGGCCTGCCCGCTGACCGATGTGATCGAGGACCAGGCGAAGTCCGCGACCGAGGGCATCGTCAACGAACTCAAGATCAATTGGGTCTGGATGCCGCCGTGGGGCCCGGACAAGATCACGGACGACGGCCGCGAGCAGCTGCGCGCGCTGGGGTTCAACGTCTGA
- the dapD gene encoding 2,3,4,5-tetrahydropyridine-2,6-dicarboxylate N-succinyltransferase, which translates to MTDTTATASRSTGAVAAGLATLAGDGTVLDTWFPAPELAAEAGPAGTERLTADQATALLGKGAAAALGVDERRGVEVVAVRTVIASLDDKPLDAHDAYLRLHLLSHRLVKPHGQNLDGLFGLLANVAWTSLGPVAVDELETVRLNARAAGLHLQVTSVDKFPRMTDYVAPKGVRIADADRVRLGAHLAEGTTVMHEGFVNFNAGTLGTSMVEGRISAGVVVGDGSDIGGGASTMGTLSGGGNVRIVIGERCLVGAEAGVGIALGDECVVEAGLYVTAGTRVTMPDGQIVKARELSGASNILFRRNSVTGAVEARPNNAVWGGLNEVLHAHN; encoded by the coding sequence ATGACCGACACGACTGCTACTGCTTCTCGCTCCACCGGCGCCGTCGCCGCCGGCCTCGCCACCCTCGCCGGCGACGGCACCGTTCTCGACACCTGGTTCCCCGCCCCCGAGCTGGCCGCCGAAGCCGGCCCGGCCGGCACCGAGCGCCTCACCGCCGACCAGGCCACCGCCCTCCTCGGCAAGGGCGCCGCCGCCGCGCTCGGCGTCGACGAGCGCCGGGGCGTCGAGGTCGTCGCCGTCCGTACGGTCATCGCCTCGCTCGACGACAAGCCGCTGGACGCGCACGACGCCTACCTGCGGCTGCACCTGCTCTCGCACCGCCTGGTCAAGCCGCACGGCCAGAACCTCGACGGCCTCTTCGGCCTGCTCGCCAACGTCGCCTGGACCTCGCTGGGCCCGGTCGCCGTCGACGAGCTGGAGACGGTGCGGCTGAACGCCCGCGCCGCCGGACTCCACCTCCAGGTGACGTCCGTCGACAAGTTCCCGCGCATGACCGACTACGTGGCCCCCAAGGGCGTCCGCATCGCCGACGCCGACCGGGTGCGCCTCGGCGCCCACCTGGCCGAGGGCACCACCGTCATGCACGAGGGCTTCGTGAACTTCAACGCGGGCACGCTCGGCACGTCCATGGTCGAGGGCCGCATCTCCGCCGGTGTCGTCGTCGGCGACGGCTCCGACATCGGCGGCGGCGCCTCCACCATGGGCACCCTGTCGGGCGGCGGCAACGTCCGCATCGTCATCGGCGAGCGCTGCCTGGTCGGCGCGGAGGCGGGCGTGGGCATCGCGCTGGGCGACGAGTGCGTGGTCGAGGCCGGGCTCTACGTCACCGCGGGCACCCGTGTGACGATGCCCGACGGCCAGATCGTCAAGGCCCGTGAGCTCTCCGGCGCCTCGAACATCCTGTTCCGCCGGAACTCGGTCACCGGCGCCGTCGAGGCCCGGCCCAACAACGCGGTGTGGGGCGGGCTCAACGAGGTCCTGCACGCGCACAACTGA
- the dapA gene encoding 4-hydroxy-tetrahydrodipicolinate synthase — protein sequence MSTSRPFGRALCAMVTPFAADGGLDLDAARRLAAHLVAEGCDGLVLNGTTGEAPTTSDAEKTALVRAAREAVGADVPVVAGVGSADTRHTVELARAAERAGADGLLVVTPYYSRPPQDAVEAHFRTVADATALPVMLYDIPGRTGVRIGTESLLRLAEHERIVAVKDCAYDLLGSTKVIGRTSLAYYSGCEELNLPLYAVGGAGYVSTVANVAPGQLRAPLDAHDKGDPAEAARLNHRTLALAELMMAAGLPGAVTAKALLGGPVREPLRPATAEQAGALRRAHAALMAAP from the coding sequence ATGAGTACTTCCCGCCCTTTCGGGCGCGCACTGTGCGCCATGGTCACGCCCTTCGCCGCCGACGGCGGCCTCGACCTCGACGCCGCCCGGCGGCTCGCCGCGCACCTGGTGGCCGAGGGCTGCGACGGCCTGGTCCTCAACGGCACCACCGGTGAGGCCCCGACCACCTCCGACGCGGAGAAGACCGCGCTGGTGCGGGCGGCGCGCGAGGCGGTCGGCGCGGACGTGCCCGTCGTGGCAGGGGTGGGCAGCGCCGACACCCGGCACACCGTGGAGCTGGCCCGCGCGGCCGAACGGGCGGGCGCGGACGGCCTGTTGGTGGTCACGCCGTACTACAGCCGCCCGCCGCAGGACGCGGTGGAGGCCCACTTCCGTACGGTCGCGGACGCCACGGCGCTGCCGGTGATGCTGTACGACATCCCGGGCCGGACCGGGGTGCGGATCGGCACGGAGTCGCTGCTGCGGCTGGCGGAGCACGAGCGGATCGTGGCGGTCAAGGACTGCGCGTACGACCTGCTGGGCTCCACCAAGGTGATCGGCCGCACCTCGCTGGCGTACTACTCGGGCTGCGAGGAGCTGAACCTGCCGCTGTACGCGGTGGGGGGCGCGGGATACGTCAGCACGGTGGCGAACGTGGCGCCGGGGCAGCTGCGGGCCCCGCTCGACGCCCACGACAAGGGCGACCCGGCGGAGGCGGCCCGTCTCAACCACCGCACGCTCGCGCTGGCGGAGCTGATGATGGCGGCGGGCCTGCCGGGCGCGGTGACCGCGAAGGCGCTGCTGGGCGGCCCGGTGCGGGAGCCCCTGCGGCCCGCCACCGCGGAACAGGCCGGGGCGCTGCGCAGGGCGCACGCCGCTCTGATGGCCGCGCCGTAG
- a CDS encoding TetR/AcrR family transcriptional regulator: MARRYDPERRRRIIDAAIRVVGERGIAGLSHRSAAAEADVPLGSTTYHFATLDELLVAALRQANEGFAAVLRDRGALAAPGVDVAAELARLMGEWIAGDRARAELEYELYLAALRRPALRPVAAEWTEGVAELLAPHTDPVTARGLVALMDGICLQALLTGGDYDEEYARVLLSRLLP, encoded by the coding sequence ATGGCCCGCCGGTACGACCCCGAACGGCGGCGCCGCATCATCGACGCGGCGATCCGGGTGGTCGGCGAGCGCGGCATCGCCGGGCTCAGCCACCGCAGCGCCGCCGCCGAGGCCGATGTGCCGCTGGGCTCCACCACGTACCACTTCGCCACCCTCGACGAGCTGCTGGTCGCCGCGTTGCGCCAGGCCAACGAGGGGTTCGCCGCCGTGCTCCGCGACCGCGGGGCGCTGGCGGCGCCGGGCGTGGACGTGGCCGCCGAACTGGCCCGGCTGATGGGCGAGTGGATCGCGGGGGACCGGGCGCGGGCGGAGCTGGAGTACGAGCTGTATCTGGCGGCGCTGCGGCGCCCCGCGCTGCGGCCGGTGGCGGCCGAGTGGACCGAGGGCGTGGCCGAGCTGCTGGCCCCCCACACGGACCCGGTGACGGCGCGCGGCCTGGTGGCCCTGATGGACGGGATCTGCCTCCAGGCGCTGCTCACCGGCGGCGACTACGACGAGGAGTACGCGCGCGTGCTGCTCTCCCGGCTGCTGCCCTGA